The Tatumella ptyseos genome segment CACCTTTTTTATCCCCTAATGAGGAAGAAGATAATGAAACGCGTTACTTCGGTTCTTGTGGCTTCGTTAATCACAGTAGGCTTTTCGTGCAGCGCCTTCTCTTTTGCCCAGACGATAAAAACCCTTAACATCAGTCAGATTCGCCCCACACAACCCGCGATTGGTGACGACGAAGTAAATTATAAAGTCGCCAAATTACAAAGTGATCATCAGGAGTTATTCGACGAATACTGTGAAGATATAGGAGCGAAAGGTGTTAAAACTTTCGATAACCAATCATCTCTCGCACAACCCTCTAGCTTTAGCTGCCTTGTGGCTCCCGGTACTGACGCGGAGGATGTAAAAAGCGCCGTTATTGCACCAGACCATCATGTTTACCTTACCGACGGCCACCACACGGTATCGACCTTTCGAGCGCTAGCTAATAATCAGGATTTTCCGTTCGTGGTCCGCATAACTGACGACTTTAGTCATCTAGCGTCGATGGACCTCTTCTGGAAAACGATGCAACAACAGCATTTGACCTGGCTTGAAGATCCACAAGGGCAACCAGTCACTCCTGCTCAGTTACCTCATCAGGTCAGTTTACAAGCCATGCAGAACGATCCTTACCGGTCAGTGGTCTATTTCTTACGTGGCATCGCCTATGATAAACCTGATCAAGCACCACCGTTCTTAGAGTTCTACCTAGGTAGCTGGCTTCGCTCTCAGCAGCCTGTGGATACTCAGCAGCTATCGACAAAAGCTGGCTATATGACTTATCTACAACAAGCCGCCACACGCTTAGTTGCCGCGCAAGGGAGTCAACATTCTACCGATAAAGCAGACTCTCCAACTTTATCGCAGTTAGGACAACGTAAAACCGTTAACGAGAAGAAGCTGGCTAAATTAGCCGAACCGGGCGGGAAGTTATCACTCTTGTTCAAAGAGTGATAACGGAAGAAAGGCCTCTTTATGAGGCCTTTTTCATTACAATGCGATACGTAAAACAGTATCTGGTTGCGTCGCCTCTTTTTCACGAGAAGAGGGTTGCTTAACACTGACATACAGGACATCTCCCTTATCGGAGAGTGCTAAGCTATTTGGCATGCCGTCCGTTTTAACGGTGCGTTTTACCTGATAGGTTTTCGTGTCGACAATACTGACGGTACCAGCTTTACGGTGCGTCACATAAAGCTCTTGGCGCTGCGCATTGAATAGAACACCCAAAGATTCAGGAACCTTAATGCTGGTTAAGACTTTATTTGTTTGGGTATCAATGACGATAACCTGCGGCTGTTTGAAATCCGCAATGAAGGCACGATGACCAGCGGTATCCAAGCTAACATTTAACAGCATATGTTCACCGGGTAAATCCAGCTTAGAGCGTTTTACAATGCTGTTATGTTGCGTATCGATTTGAATCCATTCTGCATCGGCATTGGAAAGGTACAGCGCATGTTGTGAGGCATCTAAAGCCAAGCCCGTCGCCATTTTACCCACACCGGTAATGGTTTTAATCACTTTTAGTGATTTACCGTCGAGTACCCACACCACGCTATCAGCCCCGACACCCGTCGCATAGACTTGATGTGTGGTCGGATCGACCGCAATCTCACGAATTTGTGGTGGTCTGAACGACTCAGTACGTTGACGGGTTTCTACCACTTGTTGAGCGATGATTTTCTTAGTTTGTAAGTCAATCGCGGTGATCGAACCATCGCGGGTGTTGCCGGTATAAAGAATATGCTGAGTATTGTCTATGGCAACGCCGAATGGCTTAAGCGGTTCTTTAATTATCTGCTCAGTCTTCAGATTTTGTGGATTGAGCACATAGACCGCACCGCCGGTCTCTTGTCGGCTACCTGCGCTGGCGACATAAAGTTGCTGTGAGGATTGTCCATAAGCCAGCTCGTAAAGGCCTTTCGAAACAGGCTGAGTGAGAACCTGTCCTTCCTCGGCAAGAGCCCCTGCTGAAAAGAGTGCTGTCACCAATAATAGGGGACGAAAAAGAGAATTGCGTTGCATAATCATTACCTCTGTTATTGCGCAGTGGACCGCCAAACAGCGCCCTTAGCGCTTATCATGTTGAGAAACGCTAAGAGTGTAATAGATTTTTCAAATGATAAATATAATCATTTCGTTATTTATTTCCCGAGGCTAACAGTGCGGATCGAATAAAGCCCTTATGCTCGATTAATAGGGCTTGCGCCTGCTGAGCGGTTAAGTCAGCCAACAGCATCAGTATGGCGGTTTTACACTGCCCATGACAGGCTACGAGTGCCGCTTTAGCCTCTTCTACTCCACAGCCAGTCGCCTCAATTACGATATTTTTCTGCCGTTCAACCAGCTTCTGGTTAGTTGCTTCAACGTCTACCATTAAATTCCCAAACACTTTTCCGCTGCGGATCATTGATCCTGTCGTTAACATATTTAGGATCATTTTTTGCGCACTACCAGCCTTCAATCGAGATGACCCGGTCACTACTTCAGGCCCGACTACGGCGCTAAGCGCAATATCGGCAGACGCGGCCATGGGGCTCTGTGCATTACAACTGACGGCAATGGTAACCGCCCCACACTCTTTTGCCCAGGCTAGCGCCCCCATCACGTAAGGAGTACGACCACTAGCGGCGATGCCAACTAAAATATCTTGTGCAGTAAAGTTAATGGCCTGTAAGTCTTTAGCCCCTTGCTCTGCGTTATCTTCGGCATTCTCGACCGCTTGTAAAATCGCCTTATGCCCGCCAGCAATTAGTCCAATGACTTGTTCAGGGGAAGTCCCAAACGTTGGTGGGCATTCACTAGCATCTAGGATACCGAGTCGACCTGAAGTTCCCGCGCCGCTATAAATTAACCGTCCACCTTGTGCAAAAGCCGTGGTAATCGCCTCTACTGCTTGAGTGATTTCAGGCAAAATCGCCTCTACCGCAAGGGCTACTTTTTTATCTTCGTCGTTAATAACCTTGAGCATCTCGGCTGTCGATAGCTGGTCGATATTCTCACTCGCGGTATTGCGACCTTCGGTGACAAGATGATGGAGATTGAGGGACATAATCAAGCCTTATTGTGGACAAAAAAAACGGGAGTGATGACCGGGGTTCTCCCCTATCATGCACTCCCGATTGTTCAGTAATCAATAGTCAGTTATTTAGCGCGGGAGGTCCCCAGCATTTGCTGTTCGTAAGCCCGTGCTTTATTCACATCAAACTGTTTTTCCCAGCAAGAGATCACCAATACTGCTAGGGCATTACCGACCACATTCAATGCGGTACGCGCCATATCCATAATACGGTCAACTCCAGCAATAAAGGCTAAGCCTTCTAATGGGATCCCTACGCTACCCAGTGTTGCTAACAACACCACGAAGGAAACGCCCGGTACACCCGCAATCCCTTTAGAGGTCACCATCAAAGTAAGGACTAGAATGATCTGATGCGTCAAAGAGAGCTCGATACCGTAGAGTTGAGCGATAAAGATTGCCGCAATACTTTGATAAAGCGTCGAACCGTCTAAGTTAAAAGAGTAACCCGTCGGTACCACGAAGCTTGTGATCGATTTTGGCGCACCATAGGCTTCCATCTTCTCCATGATCCGTGGAAGAACGGTCTCAGAACTCGAGGTAGAGTAAGACAGAATGAGCTCATCTTTCAGTAGCCGCATCAGTGTCCAAATATTCAAACTACACATCTTCGCGACGCCACCCAAGATAACAAAGGCAAACAGCAAGATGGCGGCATAAACTAGTCCAACCAGCTTCGCCAGTGGATAGAGGGAAGCAAAACCAAAGTTAGCCACAGTCACGGTCAATAGCGCGAAAACACCGACCGGTGCATAACGCATGATCATGTTGGTAACTTTAAACATGGTTTCTGAGATCGAACGGAATACAGAGACCAGCGGATCGCGGTGTTCTGCAGGCAGTGATGATAAGCCCAAACCAAATAATACCGAGAAGAAGATAATCGCCAGCATGTCGCCATTCGCAAATGAGACAAAAATGTTTTGCGGAATAATCGACAGGATAGTGGTCACTAAGCTATGAGGCCCGTTCTGCACTTGTTGCGTCGTGGCTTCGTATTTTGAGATATCAGTCGTGGTTAACGCAGACATATCAATGCCGGTTCCTGGGTGGAACACATTGGCTAGTGTTAAACCGACCACGATAGCAATGGTGGTGATTACCTCAAAATAGATAATCGTTTTAAGGCCAATGCGCCCTAATTTTTTTGCATCACCGACTCCCGCAATACCAACGATGAGCGATGAAACAACGATCGGGATAACAATCATTTTGATCAAATGAATGAAGATGTCACCCGCAGGTTTTAACACATTGACCACCAGCCAATCGCGGCTGTCTGGTGCATTGTGGAGAATGCTTCCGGCAACAATACCTAAAATCAGTGCAATTAGGATTTGCCAAGCAAGAGTGATTTTGAAGCCTTTCATAGAATAGTGGTTTCCTCAGTCAAACTGCCTTTCACTCTTCAGTGACAAGAGAAGTACGCAGAAATAAAAATGCCAAAAATAAAACGGGCAAGTCTTTGATGTTTGTGTGCTAAAACCGCCTCCTGCGATTTTGTGTGCTATGTATTACCATTTTCTCTCTGCTGAGCGCAAGTTTTGATAAACATCGGATAATTCTCTTTTGATAACACATTATCGTATAAAGACATCAGCTTTTTATAACCCTATCTTCTAAAAGAAAAAATTTGGCTCGATAAAATGCGCACGTTTTGAAAAAAAATTTCCCAGACCTTGTAGGTTGCTA includes the following:
- a CDS encoding ParB/Srx family N-terminal domain-containing protein is translated as MKRVTSVLVASLITVGFSCSAFSFAQTIKTLNISQIRPTQPAIGDDEVNYKVAKLQSDHQELFDEYCEDIGAKGVKTFDNQSSLAQPSSFSCLVAPGTDAEDVKSAVIAPDHHVYLTDGHHTVSTFRALANNQDFPFVVRITDDFSHLASMDLFWKTMQQQHLTWLEDPQGQPVTPAQLPHQVSLQAMQNDPYRSVVYFLRGIAYDKPDQAPPFLEFYLGSWLRSQQPVDTQQLSTKAGYMTYLQQAATRLVAAQGSQHSTDKADSPTLSQLGQRKTVNEKKLAKLAEPGGKLSLLFKE
- the yncE gene encoding 7-bladed beta-propeller protein YncE, whose amino-acid sequence is MIMQRNSLFRPLLLVTALFSAGALAEEGQVLTQPVSKGLYELAYGQSSQQLYVASAGSRQETGGAVYVLNPQNLKTEQIIKEPLKPFGVAIDNTQHILYTGNTRDGSITAIDLQTKKIIAQQVVETRQRTESFRPPQIREIAVDPTTHQVYATGVGADSVVWVLDGKSLKVIKTITGVGKMATGLALDASQHALYLSNADAEWIQIDTQHNSIVKRSKLDLPGEHMLLNVSLDTAGHRAFIADFKQPQVIVIDTQTNKVLTSIKVPESLGVLFNAQRQELYVTHRKAGTVSIVDTKTYQVKRTVKTDGMPNSLALSDKGDVLYVSVKQPSSREKEATQPDTVLRIAL
- the murQ gene encoding N-acetylmuramic acid 6-phosphate etherase, which gives rise to MSLNLHHLVTEGRNTASENIDQLSTAEMLKVINDEDKKVALAVEAILPEITQAVEAITTAFAQGGRLIYSGAGTSGRLGILDASECPPTFGTSPEQVIGLIAGGHKAILQAVENAEDNAEQGAKDLQAINFTAQDILVGIAASGRTPYVMGALAWAKECGAVTIAVSCNAQSPMAASADIALSAVVGPEVVTGSSRLKAGSAQKMILNMLTTGSMIRSGKVFGNLMVDVEATNQKLVERQKNIVIEATGCGVEEAKAALVACHGQCKTAILMLLADLTAQQAQALLIEHKGFIRSALLASGNK
- the gltP gene encoding glutamate/aspartate:proton symporter GltP, translating into MKGFKITLAWQILIALILGIVAGSILHNAPDSRDWLVVNVLKPAGDIFIHLIKMIVIPIVVSSLIVGIAGVGDAKKLGRIGLKTIIYFEVITTIAIVVGLTLANVFHPGTGIDMSALTTTDISKYEATTQQVQNGPHSLVTTILSIIPQNIFVSFANGDMLAIIFFSVLFGLGLSSLPAEHRDPLVSVFRSISETMFKVTNMIMRYAPVGVFALLTVTVANFGFASLYPLAKLVGLVYAAILLFAFVILGGVAKMCSLNIWTLMRLLKDELILSYSTSSSETVLPRIMEKMEAYGAPKSITSFVVPTGYSFNLDGSTLYQSIAAIFIAQLYGIELSLTHQIILVLTLMVTSKGIAGVPGVSFVVLLATLGSVGIPLEGLAFIAGVDRIMDMARTALNVVGNALAVLVISCWEKQFDVNKARAYEQQMLGTSRAK